The Phaenicophaeus curvirostris isolate KB17595 chromosome 14, BPBGC_Pcur_1.0, whole genome shotgun sequence nucleotide sequence TGAAGCAGACCTGTGCAACACAACTCGAAAGATTGCAGAAGAACTAAACATTAACCATTCAACAATTGTTCAACATTTGCACCAACTGGAAAATCAAAAAACTCAACAAACAGGTACTGCACGAGCTgagtgaaaaatagaaaaatttgtGCAAGAAAACCAATCCATTTCTTGATCACATTGTGGCATGTGATGGTAAAAAGGATTCTGTACAACTACCAATGGCATTCTGTACAGTTGCTGGATGGAGGTGAAGCACCAAAACACTTCACCGAACTGAAGCTTCTGATCCCTGTTTGGTAGTCAGCAAGTAGAATCACCCACTACAGCTTCTTGAATCCTGGCAAAACCGTCACAGCTGAGAAGTATTGCTAGGAAATCAACAAATTGCACCAAGAGCTGCAACGTTTACATGCAACATTGGTCAATCAAAATGACCCATTTCTTCTCCATGACAACACCCAACCACACTTCTCGCAAatgactctgcagaagctgcagagctgtgaaaCTACCTCACCCAGCTTACTCATCAGATCTTGCTTCTATCCattaccacattttcaagcatctcaACAGCTTCCTGCAAGAGGAGGTTTTCCACaaccaagcagcagctcaaaatgCCTTCAAAGAATTTATCAGttccaggactccagaattctATGCTATTGGAATAAATAGACTTCTTTCTTGTTggcaaaaaatgtgtagattcTAACAGTTCTTATCTTGATTAACAAATTTTATTCTAATTGGAGACACACTGCTTTAAAGTTGATGGCTCAAATACTAATACTATGCAGTACTTCCACCTTTGGCTTCTAGGAAACATTTATCAGACAGGTAAAGGTAGAAGATAATTGATGCTGAACTCCAAGGCTTGTACCCAAGGTccctgtttccattcattgcaTTTGACAGTGCTGACATCTGTCAATACCGTATAGGCTGTATATTCATAACTATGCAGACCGATCCTGGACAGTTTTTTTGACCTTTAGCATCATGAACTCTTGAGAAACAAGCCATAAAAGTCCTGTAATGGAGTTATTGTCCACATTATTTTCTTAGAAGCTCAAATTTACAGTGTTACCCCCTGTGCCAATGCGTCCTGTGCACTAACCATACACCAAGAAAAAGCTTATACACATGCTAGCACAGCATTGCCACAGCGtagctgctgcagcacagagcttGATACAGCAGGCAGGAGTCTCCAGGTTAACAGAGCACATCCTGGAGATATTCTGCACACGTTGAACGCGGACAGCTGGAGGCACCTGCCAATGGTTTGCTCTCAAAGCAGCCCAGTTTAAAGCTGGCTGGGATTTACCTACAAGGGCTATAAAACCCACCTGTGCAGAAAATCCTAGGAAGATTTGGAGGGAAGGACACAAATACAGTCAGAGCACATGGAACTACAAGGTGCATAATACATGTGCTGAACTAATTTAGTGACTGCAGGACTTTATGGTCCACTTAGCTGAAAACAAAGGCGCAAGCAGTAAATTAATGTATGGAAATGCTGTCTCTGACACCTGGGAATTTTGGTGATATAGTATTGCAAACCAGCCTTTCTGGGGCAAGAGCTACTGAGCCTTGcccaaaaaaaaggcagagccCAACGTTTACGCAAAACTAACCCAGCTGCTTAGTGAATGTAGGCAGAAACCCTCCGTCATTTCTGTTTAGCTCTCACTTCCCTCTTTTTCGTGTCATGCTCCAATGATGGATGTGAGTTCATGCAGAAGTCCAGAACCCTCCCGGTTATACATGAATGGTAAAGTTACCACCCAAATCCTTTAATGCTCTTCCCACACTACGAAAGCTGAGAAGTCATCTATTTAGTGTTGTGAAATCCACATATTGTGTTACATACCAAATCAATGTCCCTGAACAACCAGGGCTGAGTGACAGGTGGAGCATCCACCCTGCAGGAAAAGCTAAGATTTTTCTAGTATTGTTTTAGACAAAAAATCTCCTTTAATGAGAATAAAAAATCCCTCAACTTTTACATTAgcaaaagcacatttttcagaGTGTTGTTTTGGACTTTGCTATATTGTGTGTTCCTTGCATTGAGATATTAATGCCAAAATGAAGCAAACAGAGGTACGTTTCCCTTCCTCATCTTTTCACTGGGTAGTGAGGAAATTCCAACTTCATTGTGAAAGATGGTAGTGTCACTGCAGCAGTACGACTCTCTTGGCGCAATGGGAGActgttttcaaagcattttacagCACAGAATTGACGTCTGAGGTTTTGTGAAGAAACACTTGGGAGCCAGTACGAAGCTGGTGGGGTCACTCTGCAAGGCAGGAGGtctcccagttcccatccccaCCACAGCTGCTTGCACTCCCCTCGAGGAGCAGCTCACAGGCAGGGCAGTGGCTCTGGCCACCTGTGGCTAGGTCGGCTCACAGCTCACATGTTGCTTTTCCTAGTTAGTGTTTGCCTTGCGTAACAGTGGTACTGAACAGGGTATATAAGGCAACACCCCAAGGAGGTAAATATGTGACTAGCTCACAAAATGGCAACTGGAAAGGACACATCGCTGCTCTCCTGGATTCTCACAATCGGGATCATAGCGCTCATAGCTACCGGTAAGCTTCAGATTTGTCTTTCCCTCTCGCTTTCTATAAGGAGAGAGAGGATGTGCAGCTTGCTTCCTTAGGGCAACCCCAGCGGTATTGGAGGACCTGGGCACCCAGCCTCACCACAGAGAAATTAAGTCTGAATAGCAAATagttctgaatttctttttgtgaTCTGTTTGCAGTCATTTCTCTTATTTGCCCTTTTTGCAAATAGCAAAATCAAGGTCCTGTCCCAAacagttttttctgctgaggcaGAGCAGACCACTATGCCACATTTGTAAACTGGTATTGAGAACGTTCACACCGATCTTTAAAATAATCTCACCTAAGTATTTGCAGTATTTGTACGTGACAGATTGTTTTCAGGTATGTtagaagctttttcttttggctGCACGTACCTTCCAGGGTCCGGAACGTATTTTGTGTTTTCACAGatcttttcttaaaaaggaaTTGTGTTTTCTTATTGAAAGCAATCTATTGGATTTTTAACTAATAACCTGGATCAGAAAGGATTAAGTGCTATATGCAATTGCTAATGTGCGTGGACAGTAAGACAATACATGTGGTACACCTGAGGGAGACAATACATACAAACCAACCAGCCTGGAGGCTGAAATAATGTCAGCTGTGCTGATGAGGGTTTGTTGAAGCCTCATGCAGGAAAATGAATTGTTTAAGCAGCAAACTGTGTATTTAGGCAGCTAAAGCTCTTTGAAACCTGACAATTACCTATGAATAGACCAATTAGTGTGATTTTTGTGCTCATGTCCCCCAGGACAAAAAGCAGAGCATCCAGAAGTGGTGACTAAACATGGGAGAGTCCGAGGGTACCGAATCAAAGTAGACGCAGCTGAAAGGAGTATAAATGTCTTTCTGGGACTTCCTTTTGCTAAGCCTCCCGTTGGACCACTGAGGTTTTCTGAACCCCAGCCACCTGAGCCATGGAAAGGTGTCAGAGATGCCACTTCCTACCCACCAATGTAAGAAATTACAAAAccatttatcttttaaatagttttatatTACATGCAATGCCAGGACACTGATGTACAGGCCAATCAAAAGCCACAAAGATAAATTTCTTAGTGCCATCATGTTATCACCTGCAACTGTTCCAATGAATGCATTTCTAGAGACATCCCTATAAGCTGTACTTTGTATTAAAAACTCCAATCTGATGAGCATCAGTGATGAACTAATATGGACCAGCCGGTAATATTCTTTTTGGGGAGCATTTGGCCATTACTCAGCAATGTTTATAAACCGCGGAGCTTTGGAGCAGAAATAGAATGAAGCTGAGGAAATGTTGGAATAAAAcattagaacaaaaaaaaaatcatgaatcACACGCTtaacaggcacagaagaaatGCAGACCAATTCCAGTCTATATTATAAGTGCCTTAATCCATTTGTATAACTGCCCTGGTACATTGTCTCAAGCCTAATGTGTACCATTAAGCCACTGAAGTTGTACAATgattaatttgtattttcattcaaGTATTTTAGAGCCATATGTATTTGCAGGTATATTTCTGTAGTATTTTGAAACATGCAAAATCATACCTGCGCATCACTCTGTGCTGCTATAGATTGCAGCTCCTTTTTTAGGGATCTCCTTAATGCCGGTTCAAAGGAAAAGTTTGTAGCTTTGAAGTTTTAGTTATtacttttgtttgttattttttcgtTTATTCAGGTGTCTGCAGGATAAAGTACAAGGACAGGCTTTTTCAGATTATGTGACTAATAGAAAAGATAAAGTTCTTCTGCAAATGTCTGAAGATTGCTTGTACCTAAATGTGTACACACCCGCTTCCTCAGAAAAACAGGAGAAGCTGCCTGTAAGCAAAATCATTATTAAACCTCTCACAAGATTATTTTACAGCAAACCTACAATCCGTAGTGTACACAGTTACAAGTGCAGCTCCATGCTGGTAATCTAGTGACAAGCCTTGGCCCAGTAAATATTTGCTGAATTTTAAAGGATACACAAAATCCTCAAGATTTAATTGACTTTTTAACTGGATGATGTTTGTTTCCCTCTAAGTAATAATGACAAGTCACAAGGCACTGGTTTAATGTTAGTGTTTACTGAAATCAGTGCCATTTTCTAAAACTGCAGGGCTCATATTTCAAAGACTTCTACCATCCATGAAATGTAATCTGAAAGACGTGGTAGTAAAACAGCACGgaatatttattgtattttggTTTATATTTAGTTTTTATCACTCTTATCTGTGCTGAGTTGTTCCTGGTTTTGTCTCTCCAGGTCTTTGTGTGGATCCATGGAGGCGGGTTATTTTTCGGAGCAGCTTCATCATATGATGGTTCAGCATTAGCAGCATTTGACAATGTAGTGGTtgtaacaattcagtacagaTTAGGTATTGTTGGATATTTGAGGTAAGATGTTTTATCTCTGGTTTTGCTAAGTAATTTCCAAAATCATGTATGTGTACAAGGTCTTTATGAAGAGCTGTGCAGAATACTTGCTTGTGCAAAGAAAATAGACATTTCTCAATTACGTATACAACAGCTGGGACAATTTGCAAGTCCCAAGTCAGCTTCCAAGTTTGTTTGATTGCTACTCTAATCCAAACACTTCTGAGCCATTCAGTTTTTGGTTGTGTAGAGAAGCTCTGTGAAGCAAATGGCAGCTGATTTCTTTATCACAGACTGTATTTATCTCTGCCTTTATTCTTGCATTAAGAATTTACAaatctgttctttctctgcagcacTGGTGATAAGCATGCCCGAGGTAACTGGGGGTATCTGGATCAAGTTGCAGCTCTTCGATGGATTCAGGAAAATATCATAAATTTTGGAGGAGATCCCGGATCTGTCACTATAGCTGGAGAATCTGCAGGAGGCACCAGCGTTTCTGCTCTTGTAAGTTCACAGTAACACCATCCACGTTCATTTTTAGTACTTGAATGAAAAGTCAGTTAGAGGAAACGGTACATGACACATCGCCTTGGTCTATAATACAATGTGATATCAATACAGCTTCTGATagattaaaatgttcttttcataCCCAAATTGTGTAGTTCAGACGCAAATGTTATTCCTCACCTACTGAATTGAattctaggattttttttgcagtgccaAAACCTCAAAAATATATCTTTCTGCAAAAATTCCTTTAAGAGGATGAATGCCTGTCTCCTATTTGCTTTGACAGtcacttctgcaaagtaacCAAAGTCATTATAGCTAATCTAGACATGCACTTTGTGACCCAGTAATGCTGTAAAATGTTTATGCCAACATGGAGCACATTGGCTCAGACATTCTCCTTCTCCAGTCTCTCACAATTTTGTACAGATCACACTGTGAAACGAGGGTTCAGTGATAACATGATAAAAATTCCTGTTTCCAAAGCTCCTGCCCTCTAGCCAACAGTTTCTTTATTGCccttctgcagcacagccagacTACCCTGGAGACAATTATATTCCATCTATATCTGGCTTGCAGTGTAGTTCCACGAAGTCTTGAAAGTAAGGTGCTACGGGAGGGGAAAAGGCAGTCACAAACCCCTTGTCTTTGGTAGTACTGCCAAAGCCTTTTGCATAGCAGAACTATGACCAGAGGCTGTGGACAGTCTTATGACAACAGTCATGACTTAAACAACTCTTATGGCTGTTGTTTTCGAAATGGTTTAAGTGGCAATTCTGGATATTGAAATTCTAAGCCAGTGGTCACAGCAGAGTGTTTGTCATGCATGTAATGCTTGTCTTTGCTTTGTTACAGGTCTTATCTCCCCTGGCGAAGGGCTTGTTCCATAAGGCCATTTCAGAGAGTGGCACTGCATCTAGGGTCTTGTTCACTGACCAGCCTGAGCAGGAGGCACAAGTGggtattttgtgctttttttaatactttttttccagatagtttTGCATATCTTAAACTGTTTATtccaaaatgtaaaaaaacagaatttgttttcttgtgaaaGCACAACCACAGATATTAAAGACAGTATCTGTGTGAAAACAATGCAAGTTTGATAATGTTTTGATTTTCAACTACCCAAATACCTATACCAGGCTGAGTGAAAGCAAAAGACTAAGGAAGCAAAGAGAGAGGACAAGGAAGAATTGTGAAATGGAAAGGAGTGCCAGAACACGTACTGTCTTCAAGAAAAGTTGAGCTATAATTTCTGGCTGGAAAATGGCATCAGATTCTGAATACTCTTCTCTTGATGCCTGTTTTATGCAGATAAAGCAAGACTTTATTCGCTTTGtttatatttgaaaagaaaagctgactttcttttttccagctaCAAGAAACAACTTCCAGGAACCTAGATGTGATAATCTGGGCTATAAAAGAGTCAACATTTATAATAAGCACTGTCTTTCTAATGACAGCTCTTACTCCACCCAAAAAGACATCATCAAGAATGGTGTAATGTGCTCTTTGTTACCATCCACACGGTTGTATTCTGGCTGTGAATCTCTCAACCTGTTTATGTTGCCCTGCCTCCTCTGCCCAGCCTGGTAAGGTTACTTACCAGAACAGCTGTCCTGGTGTATTTTTGTATCAGAACATTTTGGAAGCATACATTTTGTCCTTCTGCCCAGCCCCGAGTGTGATGGGTTAGGAGGGTTTCCTATTCTTCGCTTCTGCAGCTGGACCACATCTGGCTTCAACAGTCCTTGTGCAGGAGCTTCCACTCCCCCCTGCTGGACTTGCAGGCTGGGTGGCTCACGGAGCCTCCAAGTGggaagtaaattaaaaaatgaatctttgtggggttttttgattGCAGAGAAttgctgctgcctctggttGTGAAAAACCCAGTTCTGCTGCAATGGTTGaatgcttaaaagaaaaaacagaaggagaGATAGTAGAGATAACACTAAAACTGGTAGGTGAAATTATACTTCTTGTGTTTAAATGACTTTTCATATTTTATCATAACAGAGTATGCTGTTTGTGGGCTATAGTATTAGGAGAACATGAAGCGAATGTAACATTGGACCTTCTTGACCTTTTCCATATTTGACACCACTGCAGTTATCTATACCTTACTTGAAAAACGTGCACAGGTTACCTCCCTCTCATTCTGTGAGGACTTTGAGCTACTTGTGCTTTGCTGTCATGCTCTacgaggggaaggaaaagagtgTAGGAAATGTCAGTTTCTCCTGAAGAACCTTACAATTAATTAATATAATATAGTATGTCCTACTTAAAATTCCTTATCATAGTGTTGGTTTCCATCTTCCTTTGCAGTTTCAACACAGAAGATAGTTTTTCCACTGCTGCTCCACACATCCATAATAAGATGGAACTAAGAGATGTAAATGGGACATCACCTATGttacaaacattaaaaatataacgCTAATCTTCACAGAATCTTCTgcctagtgatttttttttctggaagcaaACTTTGTGTATTGATgaagctttcttcttttcttttttcccttccagacTCCCCTGTTCATCAGTTCAACTGTTGATGGTGTATTTTTTCCAAAGAGTCCCAGGCAGTTACTATCTGAAAAAGAGATCAATGCAGTCCCATACATAATAGGAGTAAATAACTGTGAATTTTGCTGGACGATTCCTATGGTAACAGACTTATAATGTCAttatttagatatcattttaGTAATACAAGATTTTCTAATAAATATGTTTCTCCATATCATGCAGCTAATGAAATTTCCTGCTTACGCAGATGGTCTGGATGAAGATGTTGCACGTCAAGTTTTGCAGACCGGCTTAGCATTATCACTTAAGGTAACAGACCATTTTCAGAATAACCCAGTTCTGCTCCTTCACTGCTCAGGTTCTGTATTTGTTCTCATGGAGGGATAAATTCTAGATGAAAACTTTGTTCTGTTTGACAGCTTTCTGTCATGAGGCAGTAGTGTGCAGCAGACATGATGTATCCCTGTTGACACTAGCAATTGAAAATACACTTCAAATTTCTGTCCTAAATgcccttcttttttaaaaggagtTCTGTGGAAATGCAAGAGTGATCCAGGTACCTAAACATTCAGAAATCCTGTGACATTTTAGAAGCCCTAGGTTGTCCAAGACCTGCATGGTACTAGTAGTTATGACACTAGACCTACAGAACACACCGCTCTGATACATTAGCTGGATACTGGAAAGGATAACCTGAGATGTTTTAAACGGCACTGAGAGACCTGTGTTTAAGTATCTTGAGTTTTTCCTTCCCTATAATTTATAATACAACCCTCTTAGCCTTCTGGTTCCCTTGTGCTATCCTAAAACACTTCTCTGAAAGCAGGTAATATTTGCAGTTTAGCCAGGGAGGTGCAGATGGCACAATCAATTAGTGCTGTGACTCTTTACAATACTCATTAACATTATAAGAAGTATTTTTGTTGTTCATTTCAGAATGTTACTTCTGAAGTTGTTGATCGAGTATACAATGAATACATAGGGAAGGCAGAAAACCGTGCTCAGGTGCGAGATGGCCTTCTTGATGCAATAGGAGATGCTGTGATTGTTCTTTCAGCCACTGAAGTGGCCAGATACCACAGAGGTGAGTCTTGAATTCAGCGTCTATTAAAAGGAATGTAGACTTCCACCCTGGGATGTGTTTGTGGACAGTATGcatcacatttcattttctgaggaactgacagtgttttcattttaccAAAACAACTTGTAATGATAATTTATCATTGTTAGTGGCAGGCTTTCAAGCTAACACTCTTCTGTACTTTTTCTACTAGATGCTGGCAACCCAGTCTACTTTTATGAATTTCAGCATCGACCGAGTTGGGCAGCAGGTGTTGTGCCAGAGTTTGTAAAAGCAGATCACACAGATGAGATTGCCTTTGTCTTTGGAAAGCCATTCTTAGCCGGTGATGTACCCATACTTACTAAATTATTCTTCTGAAAACATCATTACTATTAATTTGACTTACTGGAGGACTTTAGGATAGACTTCCTCCCTTAGCAACATCAGAGTCAACACAAATATTTCCTGCCTTCAGTAGTAATTTTCATGGAGTCATCTATCTGCACCCACCTTCTTTCCTAGAGCTCTGCTCAAGTAAAACTCCCATAGCTCAGAGTAAGAAATAGAACTGGTTACATTCTATTGGAATTGATATGGCTGCTACTTGTTTGATTATTTAGTTGTTAATGTTGCCATTTCATCTTTCACTTCGTAGGGCATGCTACACAAGATGAAAATAAACTTAGCAGAACTGTTATGAGATACTGGACTAACTTTGCTAGAAATGGGTAAGAATCATAATGCTAATTGCAGCTCAAGTTCTGTCTGTGCTGCCTGAAACATAGCAGTACTTACACGGTGGTTCCTACAAATTTGTCAGAATTTATGAGAAATATTGAAGCAAATTATTACTATTCTTAATGATTGcaagagaaacatttaaatgGACCTGCAGaccaaaagggaaagaaaaaaaaatccaagaggTATTACTCCATCTGCAATGGAGTTTTAGGTCcaaaagtaatgaaaattaTGAAACGTTAGCTATTCCACCAATGAGCATGTAGATAAAAACTATCCAGCTATTCGGGTACTAGACTCGCATAATACGAGCTCATGTTAGTTTCTGAAATGCAGTCAAAACACAATTGAGAGGCAAACAGAGAACTAACTTTCATTATATTATTTCCAGAAATCCCAACGGAGAAGGCTTGGTACATTGGCCTCAGTATGGTCTGGATGAAAGATACCTGGAAATAGACCTAGCGCAAAAGGCagcaaagaaactgaaagaacagaaaatggagTTTTGGACACAGCTCACAAACCCAATGGTGAAACAAAGACGAGAACACACGGATTTATAGGAGTTATGGAGGGTatggtttgcttttaaaacccAAAGTCCAACAAAAGTAGTTTGTCAGGATACAGAGTTTGTTAATCACCTTCTAACTCACTGTTAAGTAATCTGTTGTCATGATCACAGTGCAAGGGGAGAATCAAGAGAAACTTGGAATGTCTGCGGGACTAAATATCACTATTttacaaagaaagcagaaagaaacttGCAAACTTTCACGCTCAAAAAGGCTACAACGTCTACCCTGTGGATCT carries:
- the LOC138726504 gene encoding fatty acyl-CoA hydrolase precursor, medium chain-like yields the protein MATGKDTSLLSWILTIGIIALIATGQKAEHPEVVTKHGRVRGYRIKVDAAERSINVFLGLPFAKPPVGPLRFSEPQPPEPWKGVRDATSYPPMCLQDKVQGQAFSDYVTNRKDKVLLQMSEDCLYLNVYTPASSEKQEKLPVFVWIHGGGLFFGAASSYDGSALAAFDNVVVVTIQYRLGIVGYLSTGDKHARGNWGYLDQVAALRWIQENIINFGGDPGSVTIAGESAGGTSVSALVLSPLAKGLFHKAISESGTASRVLFTDQPEQEAQRIAAASGCEKPSSAAMVECLKEKTEGEIVEITLKLTPLFISSTVDGVFFPKSPRQLLSEKEINAVPYIIGVNNCEFCWTIPMLMKFPAYADGLDEDVARQVLQTGLALSLKNVTSEVVDRVYNEYIGKAENRAQVRDGLLDAIGDAVIVLSATEVARYHRDAGNPVYFYEFQHRPSWAAGVVPEFVKADHTDEIAFVFGKPFLAGHATQDENKLSRTVMRYWTNFARNGNPNGEGLVHWPQYGLDERYLEIDLAQKAAKKLKEQKMEFWTQLTNPMVKQRREHTDL